The following coding sequences lie in one Oncorhynchus kisutch isolate 150728-3 linkage group LG3, Okis_V2, whole genome shotgun sequence genomic window:
- the LOC109886682 gene encoding dipeptidase 1 translates to MLSGGSVWGTLLILSCALKLSLTQDEHMNNALRLMSETPLIDGHNDLPWQLRMKFNNQLNKVDLYTLNNTHTNIPKIREGRLAAQFWAAYVPCDTQYKDAARQTLEQIDVIHRMCMKYPEAFMFATSSKDIVDAFSQNRTASLIGVEGGHSLDSSLGTLRTMYHLGVRYLTLTHSCNTPWADNWLVDSGAEPSQHNGLSEFGKQLIFEMNRIGMLIDLAHVSENVMNQVLDLSKAPVIFSHSSAYAVCPHKRNVPDDVLRKVQNKKGIVMVNFYNDYVTCSNTANLSQVADHFDHIKNVAGHSIIGFGGDYDGVGRVPGGLEDVSKYPALVAELLRRGWTDAEVKAALGDNLLRVFREVEHVRDSLKGTAPDDLPIPYEEVKNDCRTSYGYPVPNPDSAGTILSLSPLALVLTLTLSSLLSWSQ, encoded by the exons ATGTTGTCTGGAGGTAGTGTATGGGGGACTCTGCTGATACTGTCCTGTGCTCTCAAGCTCTCCTTGACACAGGATGAACACATGAACAACGCACTGAGGCTAATGTCAGAGACACCACTGATTGATGG CCATAATGATCTGCCCTGGCAGTTGAGGATGAAGTTTAACAACCAGCTGAACAAAGTGGATCTGTACAccctcaacaacacacacaccaacatcccCAAGATCAGGGAGGGACGACTGGCAGCACAg TTCTGGGCAGCATATGTACCATGTGACACTCAGTACAAAGACGCAGCCAGACAAACTCTGGAGCAGATTGACGTCATCCACAGAATGTGCATGAAATACCCAGAAGCCTTCATGTTTGCTACCAGCAGCAAAG ATATCGTGGATGCCTTTAGTCAGAACAGGACAGCCAGTCTGATCGGGGTGGAAGGAGGACACTCTTTGGACAGCAGCCTGGGAACTCTGCGTACCATGTACCACCTGGGGGTCCGCTACCTCACCCTCACCCACAGCTGCAACACACCATG GGCAGATAATTGGCTCGTGGATTCGGGAGCCGAGCCATCGCAACACAATGGACTGTCTGAGTTTGGCAAG CAACTGATATTTGAGATGAACCGCATTGGGATGTTGATTGACTTGGCCCACGTGTCAGAGAACGTGATGAACCAGGTTCTAGACCTGTCCAAAGCCCCAGTCATCTTCAGTCACTCCTCTGCCTACGCTGTGTGCCCACACAAGAGGAACGTGCCTGACGACGTCCTGAGGAAGGTG CAAAACAAAAAAGGAATTGTCATGGTGAACTTTTACAACGACTATGTCACATGCAGCAATACAGCCAACCTATCACAGGTGGCAG ATCACTTTGACCACATAAAGAATGTGGCTGGACACAGTATCATTGGTTTTGGTGGGGATTATGATGGAGTGGGCAG GGTACCGGGGGGGCTGGAGGACGTGTCTAAGTACCCTGCTCTGGTGGCAGAGCTGCTGAGGAGAGGATGGACAGATGCTGAGGTGAAAGCTGCTCTGGGAGACAACCTTCTCAGAGTGTTCAGAGAGGTGGAGCAT GTACGAGACAGCCTGAAGGGTACGGCCCCAGATGATCTGCCCATCCCTTATGAAGAAGTGAAAAACGACTGCAGGACCAGCTACGGCTACCCTGTCCCCAACCCAGACAGTGCTGGAACTATTCTCTCCCTCAGCCCTCTGGCCCTGGTACTAACACTGACTCTGAGTAGCCTGCTCTCCTGGTCTCAATAA